A stretch of the Oceanicola sp. D3 genome encodes the following:
- a CDS encoding FAD-dependent oxidoreductase → MIQDRYQLAFKLYPYARSADQDAPAPVRHPVVVIGGGPIGVATALDLGLQGLPVVLLDDHEGVGQGSRAICFSKRSLEIADRYGLGEKALEKGVVWNLGKVFHEDRKVFEFNLLPEEGHKFPAFINLQQPYFERFLVERVREANADGAQIDLRGRNRLEGITPHDSHVTLDIATPEGPYQIEADYVVACDGAGSPTRKMMGLDFEGRVFQDSFLIADITMQAPFPTERWFSFEPSHGAGASTLLHKQPDGEWRVDFQIGWDVDRKEELKEENVRRRLDAMLSPDVAYDIVWTSIYTFQCRRMQKFRHGRVLFAGDSAHQVSPFGARGANSGMQDVDNLGWKLGMVLRGEAPEALLDSYCAERRYGADENILNSTRSTDFITPKSPVSHMFRNAVLDLAEHHAFARPLVNSGRLSLPCTYDDGPLNSPDALPGGPERTRPGAPCPDAPLRDGFLLPQLGGGFTLLAINGTGPDLPGDLPAQVARLSISREDDPTGCLAERYLGRAKEAVYLIRPDQHVAARWASPDPAAVSLALHRALAME, encoded by the coding sequence ATGATCCAAGATCGCTACCAGCTTGCCTTCAAGCTTTATCCCTACGCGCGCTCCGCCGATCAGGATGCCCCCGCACCGGTACGCCATCCGGTGGTCGTCATTGGCGGCGGACCGATCGGCGTGGCAACGGCGCTGGACCTCGGGCTTCAGGGCTTGCCGGTGGTGCTGCTTGATGATCACGAGGGCGTTGGCCAAGGCTCCCGCGCCATTTGCTTTTCCAAACGGTCGCTTGAAATCGCAGATCGTTACGGGCTGGGGGAGAAGGCGCTGGAAAAAGGCGTGGTCTGGAATCTCGGCAAGGTGTTCCACGAAGACCGAAAGGTGTTTGAGTTCAACCTCCTGCCCGAGGAAGGCCACAAGTTTCCGGCCTTCATCAACCTTCAGCAACCCTACTTCGAGCGCTTCCTCGTGGAGCGAGTGCGTGAGGCCAACGCTGACGGTGCGCAGATCGACCTGCGGGGCAGAAACCGGCTGGAGGGGATCACCCCTCATGACAGCCACGTCACGCTGGATATCGCCACCCCCGAAGGCCCCTATCAGATCGAGGCCGACTATGTGGTCGCCTGCGATGGAGCGGGCTCACCAACCCGCAAGATGATGGGGCTCGACTTTGAGGGCCGGGTGTTTCAGGACAGTTTCCTCATTGCCGACATCACCATGCAGGCCCCCTTCCCCACCGAGCGCTGGTTTTCCTTCGAGCCTTCGCACGGGGCGGGTGCTTCCACCCTGCTGCACAAACAGCCCGATGGCGAATGGCGCGTGGACTTCCAGATCGGCTGGGATGTGGACCGCAAGGAAGAGTTGAAAGAAGAGAACGTGCGCCGCCGCCTCGACGCCATGCTCAGCCCGGATGTGGCCTATGATATCGTCTGGACGTCGATCTACACCTTCCAGTGCCGCCGGATGCAGAAGTTTCGCCACGGTCGCGTGCTCTTTGCAGGGGACTCCGCGCACCAAGTCAGCCCCTTCGGTGCGCGTGGTGCCAATTCCGGCATGCAAGACGTTGATAACCTCGGCTGGAAGCTGGGCATGGTGCTGCGCGGTGAAGCACCCGAAGCCCTGCTCGACAGCTACTGCGCCGAACGCCGGTATGGCGCGGATGAAAACATCCTCAACTCCACCCGCTCCACCGATTTCATCACGCCGAAATCACCGGTTAGCCACATGTTCCGCAACGCCGTGCTAGACCTTGCGGAGCACCACGCTTTTGCCCGTCCGCTGGTTAACTCGGGCCGCCTCTCGTTGCCCTGCACCTATGACGATGGCCCGCTCAACAGCCCAGATGCCCTGCCGGGCGGCCCCGAGCGCACACGCCCCGGCGCGCCCTGCCCCGATGCGCCCCTCCGCGACGGGTTTCTACTGCCTCAACTGGGCGGCGGCTTCACGCTGCTCGCGATAAACGGCACCGGCCCGGACTTGCCCGGCGACCTGCCCGCGCAGGTGGCGCGCCTTTCCATCAGCCGGGAAGATGACCCAACGGGCTGCTTGGCAGAGCGTTACCTTGGAAGGGCCAAAGAGGCCGTGTACCTCATCCGGCCAGACCAACACGTCGCCGCCCGCTGGGCCTCGCCCGACCCAGCGGCGGTGTCGCTTGCCCTTCACCGCGCCTTGGCAATGGAGTGA
- a CDS encoding DUF2783 domain-containing protein, which produces MLNTEPNIPDPDGFYAELLQAHEGLSEDASAALNARLILVLSNHIGERAVLSEAISAALAAGR; this is translated from the coding sequence ATGCTGAACACAGAGCCCAACATCCCCGATCCAGACGGCTTTTACGCCGAGTTGCTGCAAGCTCATGAAGGTCTGTCGGAAGACGCAAGCGCGGCGCTTAACGCCCGGCTGATCTTGGTTCTGTCCAATCACATCGGCGAGCGCGCTGTTCTGAGCGAAGCGATTTCGGCAGCGCTCGCCGCCGGGCGCTAA
- a CDS encoding Crp/Fnr family transcriptional regulator, with the protein MATDCEHCPLRKKPIFKQLSARELRFMSDFKSGELTVEPGTPILMEGSNSPQLYTALRGKGLRYKLLENGDRQVVNFVFPGDFLGLQAAIMGEMGHSVEATTAMTLCVFDRNALWDFFRSHPERAFDVTWIAAEEEHFLGEALLSVGQRNAVEAIAWALVKLHQRGEALGITRNGEMALLYRQQDLADALGLSLVHTNKSLAKLRDRQLATWRNGRLALHDLDKLREMAGMEKEETRVRPLM; encoded by the coding sequence ATGGCGACGGACTGCGAACATTGCCCGCTGCGCAAGAAGCCCATCTTCAAACAGCTGTCTGCGCGTGAGCTTCGGTTCATGTCCGATTTCAAATCGGGCGAGCTCACGGTTGAGCCGGGCACACCCATCCTCATGGAAGGCTCCAACAGCCCCCAGCTCTATACCGCCCTGCGTGGCAAGGGTCTGCGCTACAAACTGTTGGAAAACGGTGATCGGCAGGTGGTGAACTTTGTCTTCCCCGGTGACTTCCTCGGGCTGCAAGCCGCCATCATGGGTGAAATGGGCCATTCGGTTGAGGCGACCACGGCGATGACGCTTTGCGTGTTTGACCGCAATGCGCTGTGGGACTTTTTCCGCTCGCACCCCGAGCGCGCCTTTGATGTCACCTGGATCGCCGCAGAAGAAGAGCACTTTTTGGGCGAGGCCCTGCTCAGTGTGGGCCAGCGCAATGCCGTAGAAGCGATTGCCTGGGCCTTGGTGAAGCTGCACCAGCGCGGCGAGGCCCTTGGCATCACCCGCAATGGAGAGATGGCACTGCTCTATCGCCAGCAGGATCTGGCGGATGCGCTTGGCCTGTCGCTCGTGCACACCAACAAGAGCCTTGCCAAGTTGAGAGACAGGCAGCTTGCCACCTGGCGCAATGGTCGGCTTGCCTTGCACGATCTGGACAAGCTCCGCGAGATGGCGGGGATGGAAAAAGAAGAAACGCGCGTTCGCCCGCTGATGTAG
- a CDS encoding YqjD family protein: MAQAKTTENSSATKAEDEVSAQIAALKSDIASLTSAVADLGRAKGSEFQAYAKGKANDARAKAQEGADYMKHNAEFAYGKANDFVVERPATAIGIAAAVGFLVGHISARK, encoded by the coding sequence ATGGCACAGGCCAAGACGACTGAAAACAGCAGCGCAACCAAAGCCGAAGACGAAGTGTCGGCGCAGATTGCGGCACTGAAATCCGACATCGCAAGCCTCACCAGCGCGGTGGCTGACCTCGGCCGCGCCAAGGGTTCGGAGTTTCAGGCCTACGCCAAGGGCAAAGCAAATGACGCACGGGCGAAGGCGCAGGAGGGTGCGGATTACATGAAGCACAATGCCGAATTCGCCTATGGCAAGGCCAATGACTTCGTGGTGGAGCGCCCTGCCACGGCGATCGGCATCGCGGCTGCCGTCGGATTCCTTGTGGGTCACATCTCGGCCCGTAAATAA
- a CDS encoding DUF1328 domain-containing protein: MLGWALTFLVIALVAALFGFGGIASASAGIAQVLFFVFLILFVVAMVARAMRGRTP; the protein is encoded by the coding sequence ATGCTTGGTTGGGCTCTTACCTTCCTCGTTATCGCACTCGTCGCAGCACTGTTTGGCTTTGGCGGGATCGCCAGCGCCAGCGCTGGTATCGCGCAGGTGCTGTTCTTCGTGTTCCTCATCCTCTTCGTGGTGGCCATGGTTGCCCGGGCGATGCGCGGACGCACACCGTAA
- a CDS encoding PRC-barrel domain-containing protein yields the protein MKRILATTALTASLCMPAFAQDATASEDTTAPEAGAEVMADGGFIQSADQQDVMASDFIGKRVYAMSDEMEYGEEGVAEAEAEWEDIGEVSDVILARSGEVEGVIVDVGGFLGIGEKPVALTMDSLDLVADSDSPGDYFVTVSSSREALDQAPAFEFSEPAETDQAAAEDGTVAEPLEETPGEEVEMTDAGDNAADTGMTEELAEAETAMEQTGEEAEAEMAEAGDTMEAAGEEAEAEMAEAGETLEAAGEEAEAEMAEAGDTMKAAGNEAEAEMADASESGDMTGFTRDGYAEVMVTEMSSDELTGLAVYDPNDNRVGEISEILISSDGVVTDAVIDVGGFLGIGEKPVAISFKGISLQKQSDGDDLRAYVNTSEEQLKSFPEYEDG from the coding sequence ATGAAACGCATTCTTGCAACAACCGCGCTGACCGCGTCGCTGTGCATGCCTGCCTTCGCGCAGGACGCCACGGCGTCGGAAGACACAACCGCGCCCGAAGCCGGCGCCGAAGTGATGGCCGACGGTGGCTTCATCCAGTCCGCAGACCAGCAGGACGTGATGGCAAGCGACTTTATCGGCAAGCGCGTCTACGCAATGTCCGATGAGATGGAATACGGCGAAGAAGGTGTTGCTGAAGCTGAGGCCGAGTGGGAAGACATCGGCGAAGTCAGCGACGTGATCCTCGCCCGCAGCGGCGAAGTCGAAGGCGTCATCGTTGACGTGGGCGGCTTCCTCGGCATCGGCGAAAAGCCCGTGGCTCTGACCATGGACTCGCTCGACCTTGTGGCCGACAGCGACTCGCCGGGCGACTATTTCGTGACCGTGTCGTCCAGCCGTGAAGCGCTTGATCAAGCACCTGCCTTCGAGTTTAGCGAACCCGCTGAGACGGACCAAGCTGCCGCCGAAGACGGCACCGTGGCTGAACCGCTCGAAGAGACCCCCGGTGAAGAGGTCGAAATGACCGATGCTGGCGACAACGCCGCCGACACTGGCATGACCGAAGAGCTGGCCGAAGCCGAAACTGCCATGGAGCAGACCGGTGAGGAAGCTGAAGCCGAAATGGCTGAAGCGGGCGACACCATGGAAGCCGCTGGCGAAGAAGCCGAAGCCGAAATGGCTGAGGCAGGCGAAACCTTGGAAGCTGCTGGCGAAGAAGCCGAAGCCGAAATGGCTGAGGCAGGCGACACTATGAAAGCTGCCGGTAACGAAGCCGAAGCCGAAATGGCTGATGCTTCCGAAAGCGGCGACATGACCGGCTTCACCCGTGACGGTTACGCTGAAGTGATGGTCACTGAAATGTCTTCCGATGAGTTGACTGGTCTGGCTGTTTACGACCCGAACGACAACCGCGTTGGCGAGATCTCCGAGATCCTGATTTCGTCCGATGGTGTCGTCACCGATGCGGTGATCGACGTGGGCGGTTTCCTCGGCATTGGCGAGAAGCCCGTTGCGATCAGCTTCAAAGGCATTTCGCTGCAGAAGCAGTCGGATGGCGATGATCTGCGCGCCTACGTCAACACCTCCGAGGAACAGCTGAAAAGCTTCCCCGAGTACGAAGACGGTTGA
- a CDS encoding AI-2E family transporter: protein MPQVLASRSISVPLFIIAAILTTASLKAGAYFLAPTVLALITGVILSPAIGVFLSLGLPRAAAAGTVLAFALVSLTMLALLLEPVLWRALDKLPMVWSELQETLRQFQDALRGLNEMTEDVKDAINPEGENGDNGEGEGSVALPSAMDAIALAPTIAAQVMIFTGVLFFFLFTRDSIYAWAAKALGGRNREAQERYKASLVAAEHMVSRYFITITLINACLGLAVTAAMVMLGMASPILWGLAAFAVNFVPYLGPAIFATVLLLGGIVAFDGIMSVVPMGVYLCMNVTEGQFVTPSLVGRTLKMNPLLIFLSLVFFLWIWGPLGGFVAIPVLLWLLLVADLMKPDDEMREAAERRQALDEEAAQKVAANE from the coding sequence ATGCCCCAAGTGCTCGCCAGCCGCTCGATATCCGTCCCCCTGTTCATCATCGCCGCGATCCTTACGACCGCCTCGCTGAAGGCCGGCGCCTATTTTCTGGCCCCTACGGTGCTGGCGCTCATCACCGGGGTCATCCTTTCTCCGGCGATCGGAGTGTTCTTGAGTTTGGGCCTTCCACGCGCCGCTGCTGCCGGCACCGTGCTGGCCTTCGCTCTTGTTTCCCTCACCATGCTGGCGCTGTTGCTCGAACCCGTCCTCTGGCGGGCCCTCGACAAGCTGCCAATGGTCTGGAGCGAGTTGCAGGAAACCCTGCGTCAGTTTCAGGATGCCTTGCGCGGCCTCAACGAGATGACGGAGGACGTGAAGGACGCGATCAACCCTGAGGGCGAAAATGGGGACAACGGAGAAGGCGAAGGCTCGGTCGCCCTCCCCTCGGCCATGGATGCAATTGCCCTTGCGCCCACCATCGCCGCGCAGGTGATGATCTTCACCGGCGTTCTGTTCTTCTTCCTGTTCACGCGAGACAGCATCTACGCATGGGCCGCGAAGGCACTTGGCGGTCGCAACCGTGAAGCGCAAGAGCGCTACAAAGCATCGCTGGTTGCGGCAGAGCACATGGTATCGCGTTACTTCATCACGATTACGCTGATCAACGCCTGCTTGGGCCTTGCCGTCACGGCGGCCATGGTGATGCTGGGCATGGCCTCGCCTATCCTCTGGGGGCTGGCGGCCTTTGCGGTAAACTTTGTGCCCTACCTCGGCCCGGCGATTTTTGCGACGGTTCTTCTGCTTGGTGGCATCGTCGCCTTTGACGGGATCATGTCCGTCGTGCCGATGGGGGTTTACCTCTGCATGAACGTCACCGAAGGGCAGTTTGTCACCCCATCTCTGGTGGGGCGGACGCTAAAGATGAACCCTCTGCTCATCTTCCTGTCTCTGGTCTTCTTCCTGTGGATCTGGGGGCCACTTGGTGGGTTTGTGGCAATCCCGGTTCTGCTCTGGCTCCTGCTGGTCGCCGACCTGATGAAACCCGATGATGAAATGCGGGAGGCCGCAGAGCGGCGACAGGCGCTTGATGAAGAGGCGGCGCAGAAGGTAGCGGCGAACGAGTAA
- a CDS encoding phospholipase D-like domain-containing protein, producing the protein MTLAGDHTPARQEERRTQMLVTAREAYPAFERAVLAARERINLSFRIFDLRTPLHSEEGRAVGSSWADLLAHVLRRGVNIRLVVTDFDPVGAPDLHRGSWRTMRQCAGLREIAGEDGTGTLEAIAARHPARIGKVPGAALWPIAAWKLRQAVQMLNGLPGGERRRFITEAPRLRPHLKEEGDTGDVIRANWWHGFRMTPATHHQKLAVIDGEVLYIGGLDLDERRWDTPKHDRPARKTWHDIQMLLHDAQIAGVAERHLDNFISQTAGEGPDPEGQHAGGQLTSGNLRFLTTMSTPSRLAPFRFSPKKLSSGLYDAHVARAEEARNLIYLETQFFRDRKLARHLAHRARENPDLKLLLVLPAAPEEVAFTSGGTDARYGEFLQSRCLRILRKGFGKRFFALSPAQRRKPGSEAEEAGKEAVGTADGAGRENGGLGRVALRGAPMIYVHAKLSVFDDTASIVSSANLNGRSLRWDTEAGLEFSGRDEVSMIRERVLAHWYPEADGAHRAEMLDPARAFEAWVSAAKRDAARQPEDREGYLLPHDLRPALRFGRAVPGVPEEMV; encoded by the coding sequence ATGACGCTGGCGGGCGATCACACGCCCGCACGGCAGGAGGAGCGCCGCACGCAGATGCTCGTCACCGCGCGTGAGGCCTATCCTGCCTTTGAGCGGGCCGTGCTGGCGGCGAGAGAGCGGATCAATCTCAGCTTCCGTATTTTCGATCTGCGCACGCCGCTTCATAGCGAAGAGGGCCGCGCTGTTGGCTCCAGCTGGGCCGACCTCTTGGCCCATGTGCTGCGGCGCGGGGTCAACATTCGCCTCGTGGTGACCGACTTCGATCCGGTTGGCGCGCCTGACCTCCACCGGGGCTCATGGCGGACCATGCGGCAATGCGCCGGTCTGCGAGAGATCGCGGGCGAAGATGGCACCGGCACGCTGGAGGCAATCGCCGCCCGTCATCCGGCGCGAATCGGCAAGGTGCCGGGCGCCGCGCTCTGGCCGATTGCGGCGTGGAAATTGCGGCAGGCGGTGCAAATGCTCAACGGCTTGCCGGGCGGTGAGCGTCGACGCTTTATCACCGAGGCGCCACGGCTGCGCCCCCATCTGAAGGAAGAGGGTGATACGGGCGATGTCATCCGCGCAAACTGGTGGCACGGCTTTCGCATGACGCCCGCAACCCATCACCAGAAGCTCGCGGTCATTGATGGCGAAGTTCTCTACATCGGCGGGCTCGATCTGGATGAGCGGCGCTGGGATACGCCCAAGCATGACCGCCCTGCGCGAAAGACCTGGCATGATATCCAGATGCTGCTCCACGATGCGCAGATCGCCGGTGTCGCTGAGCGTCATCTTGACAACTTTATCTCTCAAACAGCAGGCGAGGGGCCTGATCCCGAAGGGCAACATGCCGGCGGGCAACTCACCTCCGGCAACCTGCGTTTTCTGACAACCATGTCGACGCCCTCCCGCCTCGCGCCCTTCCGGTTCTCTCCCAAAAAGCTCTCCTCTGGCCTCTACGATGCGCATGTCGCCCGCGCTGAAGAGGCCAGAAATCTGATCTATCTCGAAACCCAGTTCTTTCGCGACCGCAAGCTGGCACGCCACCTTGCGCACCGCGCGCGGGAGAACCCGGATCTGAAGCTATTGCTCGTCCTGCCCGCAGCACCGGAAGAGGTTGCCTTTACAAGTGGCGGCACCGACGCCCGCTATGGCGAGTTTCTGCAATCCCGTTGCCTGCGCATCCTGCGCAAGGGCTTCGGCAAACGGTTTTTCGCTCTTTCCCCGGCGCAACGCCGCAAACCGGGCTCCGAGGCGGAAGAAGCCGGTAAAGAGGCTGTTGGCACAGCCGATGGGGCTGGGCGGGAGAACGGCGGTTTGGGGCGGGTCGCCCTGCGCGGTGCGCCGATGATCTATGTGCATGCGAAACTGTCGGTGTTTGACGATACGGCGAGCATTGTATCTTCCGCCAACCTCAATGGCCGTAGCCTGCGCTGGGATACGGAAGCGGGGCTGGAGTTTTCCGGCAGGGATGAGGTCAGCATGATCCGCGAGCGTGTCTTGGCTCATTGGTATCCAGAGGCTGACGGCGCGCACAGGGCAGAGATGCTCGATCCGGCGCGCGCCTTTGAGGCCTGGGTCAGCGCGGCGAAGCGCGATGCCGCGCGGCAGCCTGAAGACCGGGAAGGCTACCTGCTGCCGCATGATCTCCGCCCGGCCCTGCGCTTTGGACGCGCGGTGCCCGGCGTTCCCGAAGAAATGGTGTAA
- a CDS encoding sensor histidine kinase, translating to MKGITQSLVFRVVVMLTVALLPVGIIALMQTANVSRQASELNRSALYGRTVADVEDMRDLLHGGFASARVMATSVVGLRDDPAACSDLMRQLVDRSVVYSLAMFVDAEYQSNCNSRGETFDLTGSTFSERMVRDRVPMADLLSPGRVTGEEVMVLGYPVYQDGVFLGFVSISIMEGDLTQHTGADTLPATEEMVEEPIDLLTFTDDGQVLLARSDADTLSRELPTDVSLQALAGGGVTAFSAENANGDTRIYTLVTIIPGLVHAMAIWEDATPSGLNWYSAAVFPMLMWIISLGVAYIAVHRLVLVHIRRLRARMIRFAAGHRSLGGQTGLSDRAPTELREMNETFSSMAETILRDEAELEDGLNEKNLLLREVHHRVKNNLQLIASVMNMEIRKAEGDEARTTLRRILDRVLGLATVHSSLYQTSRLSIVHADLLLNAILRQTLSTALPKEAGVSPKMDIEGLTLAPDQAVPVALLTTEAVTNATKHMGHPDGPGTAWLKITLEELEPEHTPATGDEDEEPSARARLTVVNSVGEPLSRDYTPPSSNGLGNQLIRAFAAQLGGKLSIDPGEETFELSVTFPIDDQPEGTPVAPVAPGERTVPPSSGLAEGPKGGTI from the coding sequence GTGAAAGGCATCACACAATCACTGGTTTTTCGCGTCGTCGTGATGCTCACCGTTGCACTCTTGCCGGTGGGCATCATCGCTTTGATGCAGACGGCCAACGTGTCGCGGCAGGCCAGCGAGTTGAACCGCTCGGCGCTGTATGGGCGCACGGTGGCGGATGTCGAAGACATGCGCGATCTGCTGCACGGGGGCTTTGCGTCAGCCCGGGTGATGGCCACTTCAGTTGTCGGCCTGCGCGATGATCCGGCAGCATGCTCCGACCTGATGCGCCAGCTTGTCGATCGCAGCGTTGTCTACTCACTCGCGATGTTCGTGGACGCTGAATACCAGAGCAACTGCAACTCCCGGGGTGAAACCTTCGATCTGACCGGCTCGACCTTTTCCGAGCGGATGGTCCGCGACCGGGTGCCCATGGCAGATCTGCTCTCGCCGGGCAGGGTGACCGGCGAAGAGGTGATGGTGCTGGGCTATCCGGTCTATCAGGATGGTGTCTTCCTCGGTTTCGTCTCCATCTCGATCATGGAAGGTGATCTGACCCAGCATACCGGTGCCGACACGCTGCCAGCTACGGAAGAGATGGTAGAAGAGCCAATAGATCTCCTAACCTTCACGGATGACGGGCAGGTTCTGCTGGCGCGCAGCGACGCAGACACGCTTAGCCGCGAACTGCCCACCGATGTCTCTCTCCAAGCCCTCGCTGGCGGCGGTGTAACGGCCTTCTCGGCCGAGAACGCGAATGGCGATACGCGGATTTACACGCTGGTCACGATCATTCCGGGCCTCGTCCACGCCATGGCGATCTGGGAAGATGCCACGCCGAGCGGGCTTAACTGGTATAGCGCCGCCGTCTTTCCGATGCTGATGTGGATCATCTCGCTGGGGGTTGCCTACATTGCCGTTCACCGGCTGGTTCTGGTCCATATCCGCCGCTTGCGGGCACGGATGATCCGCTTTGCGGCCGGCCATCGGAGCCTTGGGGGGCAAACCGGGCTTTCTGATCGAGCACCAACCGAACTGCGGGAGATGAACGAAACATTTTCCAGCATGGCCGAGACCATTTTGCGCGATGAAGCCGAGCTGGAGGACGGGCTAAACGAGAAAAACCTGTTGCTGCGCGAGGTGCATCACAGGGTCAAAAACAATCTCCAGCTCATCGCCTCTGTGATGAACATGGAAATCCGCAAGGCTGAGGGCGATGAGGCGCGCACCACGCTGCGGCGTATCCTCGACCGGGTTCTTGGCCTCGCAACCGTGCATTCCAGCCTCTACCAAACCTCCCGGCTCTCCATCGTGCATGCTGATCTGCTCCTCAACGCGATCCTGCGCCAAACCCTGTCTACTGCGCTTCCAAAGGAGGCCGGGGTGAGCCCGAAGATGGATATCGAAGGTTTGACGCTGGCTCCCGATCAGGCCGTGCCGGTGGCCCTTCTGACCACGGAAGCGGTGACCAATGCCACCAAGCATATGGGCCACCCCGACGGGCCCGGTACGGCGTGGCTGAAAATCACGCTTGAGGAGCTGGAGCCCGAGCACACGCCCGCCACCGGCGATGAAGATGAAGAGCCATCTGCTCGTGCACGGCTCACGGTTGTCAATTCTGTCGGCGAGCCGCTCAGCAGGGATTACACACCGCCCTCCAGCAACGGGCTCGGAAACCAGCTGATCCGCGCCTTCGCGGCGCAACTTGGCGGCAAGCTTTCGATTGACCCGGGCGAAGAGACCTTTGAGCTGTCGGTGACCTTCCCGATAGACGATCAGCCCGAGGGCACTCCGGTTGCCCCCGTCGCGCCGGGCGAGCGCACCGTTCCACCCAGCTCCGGGCTGGCTGAAGGCCCCAAAGGCGGCACGATATGA
- a CDS encoding RNA polymerase sigma factor, with protein sequence MTTAAAEVPPSDPRDEIVKHLPAMRAFAMSLARNSAQADDLVQDSVVKAWSNFDKFKPGTNLRAWLFTILRNTFYSARRKSGREVADVDGVMAGNLASKPDHDGRLALADFQTAFATLPDEQRETLWLVGALGMSYDEAAVTCGCAVGTVKSRANRARARLAEILHLSDEDELELTDQSTMAVVAASNTPLG encoded by the coding sequence ATGACAACAGCCGCAGCCGAAGTTCCACCGAGCGATCCGCGCGACGAGATCGTTAAGCATCTTCCTGCAATGCGCGCCTTTGCCATGAGCCTTGCCAGAAATTCTGCGCAGGCTGATGACTTGGTGCAAGACTCCGTGGTCAAGGCATGGAGCAACTTTGACAAGTTCAAACCGGGCACCAACCTTCGGGCCTGGCTTTTCACGATCCTGCGCAACACCTTTTATTCGGCACGCCGCAAGTCTGGCCGGGAAGTGGCTGATGTGGATGGGGTGATGGCGGGCAATCTTGCCTCTAAACCCGATCATGATGGCCGCCTTGCCCTCGCCGATTTTCAAACAGCCTTTGCGACCCTGCCCGATGAACAGCGCGAAACCCTGTGGCTCGTCGGCGCACTTGGTATGTCCTACGATGAGGCCGCCGTCACCTGCGGCTGCGCCGTGGGCACCGTCAAGAGCCGCGCCAACCGTGCCCGCGCCCGACTTGCCGAGATTTTGCACCTCAGCGATGAAGACGAGTTGGAACTGACAGATCAGAGCACAATGGCCGTCGTCGCGGCCAGCAACACCCCGCTCGGGTGA
- a CDS encoding NepR family anti-sigma factor gives MTQKGKKVAMKEQQKEAGDGLRRQIDENLRRVFQAQVEEDVPDRFTDLINRLRQQDGEGGSSK, from the coding sequence GTGACGCAGAAAGGCAAGAAGGTAGCGATGAAAGAGCAGCAAAAAGAGGCTGGAGACGGATTGCGTCGGCAGATCGACGAAAACTTGCGCCGGGTGTTTCAGGCGCAGGTCGAGGAAGATGTGCCAGACAGGTTCACGGATCTTATCAACCGCCTGCGTCAGCAGGATGGAGAAGGCGGTTCCAGCAAATGA
- a CDS encoding response regulator → MNSAPSESFADGIARELPYLRRYSRALTGSQKSGDAYAAATLEAMLDDPELGDRSRSPRVALFAAFHAIWTSSGAPVEATEGDSFLAAQANRHMSPLTPGTREALLLYTIEQFSYAQIGEITNCTEEEAEEMVATAQEEMAKSISGKVMVIEDEAIIAMDLETVVGQMGHRVTGVARTHKGAVQLAQQERPDMILADIQLADNSSGIDAVNDILGEFGEMPVIFITAFPERLLTGEKPEPVFLITKPYTEEQVRLAVSQAMFFASTVTLVA, encoded by the coding sequence ATGAATAGTGCACCTTCCGAAAGCTTTGCCGATGGCATCGCGCGGGAACTTCCATACCTGCGCCGCTACTCCAGAGCGCTGACCGGGAGCCAGAAATCGGGGGACGCCTATGCAGCGGCCACCCTTGAGGCCATGCTGGACGACCCCGAGCTGGGTGACCGCTCGCGCAGCCCCAGAGTGGCGCTCTTTGCCGCCTTCCACGCGATCTGGACAAGCTCCGGCGCGCCGGTGGAAGCCACTGAGGGAGACAGCTTTTTGGCCGCGCAGGCCAACCGCCATATGTCTCCGCTGACGCCGGGCACACGAGAAGCGCTGCTGCTTTACACGATCGAGCAGTTTTCCTATGCGCAGATCGGTGAAATCACCAATTGCACCGAGGAAGAAGCCGAAGAGATGGTGGCGACGGCGCAGGAAGAGATGGCCAAGTCGATCAGCGGCAAGGTGATGGTGATCGAGGACGAGGCGATCATCGCCATGGATCTCGAAACCGTTGTTGGCCAGATGGGCCACCGGGTGACAGGCGTTGCCCGCACCCACAAGGGCGCTGTGCAGCTAGCGCAGCAAGAGCGCCCCGACATGATCCTTGCCGACATTCAGCTGGCCGATAACAGCTCTGGCATTGATGCGGTCAACGACATTCTGGGCGAGTTCGGCGAGATGCCTGTGATCTTCATCACCGCCTTCCCCGAACGGCTGCTGACGGGCGAAAAGCCCGAGCCGGTGTTCCTCATCACCAAGCCCTACACTGAAGAGCAGGTGCGCCTTGCGGTGAGCCAGGCCATGTTCTTTGCCTCCACGGTGACGCTCGTCGCCTGA